One Dromiciops gliroides isolate mDroGli1 chromosome 3, mDroGli1.pri, whole genome shotgun sequence DNA segment encodes these proteins:
- the LOC122750818 gene encoding LOW QUALITY PROTEIN: olfactory receptor 52N5-like (The sequence of the model RefSeq protein was modified relative to this genomic sequence to represent the inferred CDS: inserted 3 bases in 2 codons), translated as MSIFNNSYVAPDSFILNGIPGLEAAHIWISLPLCAMYAISLVGNLGLVYLIQYEESLHRPMYFFLAMLSLTDLLTCSTTLPNALGIFWFNLKEIKFDACLVQMFFVHGFMGVESGVLMLMVLDRYVALCCPLCYASILSNTIIAKDGLATFLRGVILTIPFPFLVKRLPFCQNNIISHTYCDHMSVVKLSCASIKVNVIYGLMVAFLIGVFDICCISVSYTMILRAVVSLASTDARQKAFSTCTAHICAIIITYVPAFFXFTHCFGRHSIPLSLHIIVANLYLLLPPTLNPIVYGVKTKEIRDXVIRFFHCDKEGR; from the exons ATGTCAATTTTCAACAATTCCTATGTGGCCCCAGACTCTTTCATCTTGAATGGCATTCCTGGCCTGGAAGCTGCCCATATATggatctctcttcctctctgtgctATGTACGCCATATCTCTTGTGGGCAACCTGGGCCTTGTGTATCTCATCCAGTATGAAGAGTCGCTTCACCGGCCAATGTACTTCTTCCTGGCAATGCTCTCACTCACTGACCTTCTCACTTGCAGTACTACCCTCCCTAATGCACTGGGCATCTTCTGGTTTAACTTAAAGGAGATCAAGTTTGATGCCTGCCTAGTCCAAATGTTCTTTGTCCATGGGTTCATGGGGGTAGAGTCTGGGGTACTAATGCTCATGGTGCTGGACCGCTATGTGGCTCTCTGCTGCCCCCTCTGCTATGCCTCTATCCTCTCCAATACTATTATTGCCAAGGATGGGCTTGCTACCTTCCTTCGGGGTGTGATACTCACGATACCTTTCCCCTTCTTGGTCAAACGTCTACCCTTTTGCCAGAACAATATCATTTCCCACACCTACTGTGACCATATGTCTGTGGTGAAGTTATCTTGTGCCAGCATTAAGGTGAATGTTATCTATGGTCTAATGGTTGCCTTCCTAATTGGTGTGTTTGACATATGTTGCATTTCTGTGTCCTATACCATGATACTGCGAGCTGTGGTGAGTCTGGCATCTACAGATGCAAGACAGAAGGCCTTTAGTACCTGCACAGCCCATATCTGTGCCATCATCATTACGTATGTTCCAGCCTTTT ACTTCACCCACTGCTTTGGAAGACATTCTATTCCTCTATCCCTCCACATAATTGTGGCTAATCTCTATCTACTCCTACCCCCAACCCTGAACCCCATTGTGTATGGGGTGAAGACCAAGGAGATCAGAGA TGTCATCAGGTTCTTCCATTGTGACAAGGAGGGAAGGTGA